One Prinia subflava isolate CZ2003 ecotype Zambia chromosome 8, Cam_Psub_1.2, whole genome shotgun sequence DNA window includes the following coding sequences:
- the KLHL26 gene encoding kelch-like protein 26 isoform X3: MAESGGAEFGAERPSRAMFTGGMREASQDVIELKGVSAKGLKHIIDFAYSAEVTLDLDCIQDVLGAAVFLQMVPVVELCEEFLKSAMSVETCLNIGQMATTFSLASLKESVDAFTFRHFLQISEEEDFLHLPLERLVFFLQSNKLKSCSEIELFRAAVRWLQFDPARRAGASQVLRHIRFPLMKSSELVDSVQTLDIMVEDVLCRQYLLEAFNYQILPFRQHEMQSPRTAVRSDVLSLVTFGGTPYTDNDRTVSSKVFCLPDAGGRQFRQLTEMEVGSSHSCVAVLDNFVYLVGGQQLQYRSGEGAVDVSYRYDPHLNQWLRIQAMQESRIQFQLNVLRGMVYATGGRNRSGSLASVEKYSPKDNEWSYVCSLKRRTWGHAGATAGDRLYISGGYGISVEDKKALHCYDPAADQWEFKSPMNEPRVLHAMVGSGGRIYALGGRMDHVDRCFDVLAVEYYVPETDQWTTVSPMRAGQSEAGCCLLEKKIYIVGGYNWHLNNVTSIVQVYNTETDEWERDLHFPESFAGIACAPVILPQVTGQR, translated from the coding sequence GGCGATGTTCACGGGCGGGATGAGAGAGGCCAGCCAGGACGTGATCGAGCTCAAGGGCGTGTCCGCCAAGGGCCTGAAGCACATCATCGACTTCGCCTACAGCGCCGAGGTGACGCTGGACCTCGACTGCATCCAGGACGTGCTGGGAGCCGCCGTCTTCCTGCAGATGGTGCCCGTGGTGGAGCTGTGCGAGGAGTTCCTCAAGTCGGCCATGAGCGTGGAGACGTGCCTCAACATCGGCCAGATGGCCACCACCTTCAGCCTGGCCTCCCTCAAGGAATCCGTGGACGCCTTCACCTTCAGGCACTTCCTGCAGATCTCCGAGGAGGAGGACTTCCTCCACCTGCCCCTGGAGCGCCTGGTGTTCTTCCTGCAGAGCAACAAGCTCAAGAGCTGCAGCGAGATCGAGCTGTTCCGCGCCGCCGTGCGCTGGCTGCAGTTCGACCCGGCGCGCCGCGCCGGCGCCAGCCAGGTGCTGCGCCACATCCGCTTCCCGCTGATGAAATCCTCGGAGCTGGTGGACAGCGTGCAGACCCTGGACATCATGGTGGAGGACGTGCTGTGCCGCCAGTACCTGCTGGAGGCCTTCAACTACCAGATCCTGCCCTTCCGGCAGCACGAGATGCAGTCGCCGCGCACGGCCGTGCGCTCGGACGTGCTGTCCCTCGTCACCTTCGGTGGCACGCCCTACACCGACAACGACCGCACCGTCAGCTCCAAGGTGTTCTGCCTGCCCGACGCCGGCGGCCGCCAGTTCCGCCAGCTCACCGAGATGGAGGTGGGCAGCAGCCACTCCTGCGTGGCCGTGCTGGACAACTTCGTCTACCTGGTTGggggccagcagctgcagtacCGCAGCGGGGAGGGCGCCGTGGACGTGTCCTACCGCTACGACCCCCACCTCAACCAGTGGCTGCGCATCCAGGCCATGCAGGAGAGCAGGATCCAGTTCCAGCTCAACGTGCTGCGCGGCATGGTGTACGCCACGGGCGGCCGCAACCGCTCGGGCAGCCTGGCCTCGGTGGAGAAGTACAGCCCCAAGGACAACGAGTGGAGCTACGTGTGCTCGCTGAAGCGCAGGACGTGGGGCCACGCCGGCGCCACGGCGGGCGACAGGCTCTACATCTCGGGGGGCTACGGCATCTCCGTGGAGGACAAGAAGGCGCTGCACTGTTACGACCCCGCCGCCGACCAGTGGGAGTTTAAGAGCCCCATGAACGAGCCCAGGGTGCTGCACGCCATGGTGGGCTCCGGGGGCAGGATTTACGCCCTGGGGGGACGCATGGACCACGTGGATCGGTGCTTTGATGTCCTGGCCGTGGAGTATTACGTGCCCGAGACGGACCAGTGGACCACGGTGAGCCCGATGCGCGCGGGGCAGTCGGAGGCCGGCTGCTGCCTCCTGGAGAAGAAGATTTACATCGTGGGCGGCTACAACTGGCACCTGAACAACGTCACCAGCATCGTGCAGGTCTACAACACCGAGACGGACGAGTGGGAGAGGGACCTGCACTTCCCTGAGTCTTTTGCTGGCATTGCCTGTGCCCCTGTCATCCTCCCGCAGGTGACGGGACAGAGGTGA
- the LOC134553620 gene encoding uncharacterized protein LOC134553620, translated as MQGSLLGLRDHSRDRGSIPGMQGSLLGLRDHSRDRGSIPGMQGSLLGLREHSRDAGSIPGTQGGSFLGHKDHSRDAEITPGMQGSLLGLREHSQDGGSIPGTQGSIHGCREHSRDKGITPGTHRSLPGWREHSRDAGINPGMQESIQGSIQGCRDHSLDAEINPGMQGSIQGSIQGCRDQSRDQSRDAGINPGINPGMQGSIQGSIQGCRDHSLDAEINPGMQGSILGCTSRMFSPSGARSPGFWQPPLTCKPQILQEGNSPGTPPAPRGQPLPSKPRRNSNIPGVKQLPWRSQVLPGNRSASSGDGTEGGKRTLHLKLNNRQLCGQAQVSSLITNIA; from the coding sequence ATGCAGGGATCACTCCTGGGACTCAGGGATCATTCCCGGGACAGAGGGAGCATTCCCGGGATGCAGGGATCACTCCTGGGACTCAGGGATCATTCCCGGGACAGAGGGAGCATTCCCGGGATGCAGGGATCACTCCTGGGACTCAGGGAGCATTCCCGGGATGCAGGGAGCATTCCTGGGACGCAGGGGGGATCATTCCTAGGACACAAGGATCATTCCCGGGATGCAGAGATCACTCCCGGGATGCAGGGATCACTCCTGGGACTCAGGGAGCATTCCCAGGATGGAGGGAGCATTCCCGGGACACAGGGATCAATCCATGGATGCAGGGAGCATTCCCGGGACAAAGGGATCACTCCTGGGACTCACAGATCACTCCCAGGATGGAGGGAGCATTCCCGGGATGCAGGGATCAATCCAGGGATGCAGGAATCAATCCAGGGATCaatccagggatgcagggatcaTTCCCTGGATGCAGAGATCaatccagggatgcagggatcaATCCAGGGATCaatccagggatgcagggatcaATCCAGGGATCaatccagggatgcagggatcaATCCAGGAATCaatccagggatgcagggatcaATCCAGGGATCaatccagggatgcagggatcaTTCCCTGGATGCAGAGATCaatccagggatgcagggatcaATCCTGGGATGCAcatccaggatgttttcccccTCAGGAGCACGGAGCCCGGGCTTTTGGCAGCCTCCCCTGACGtgcaaaccccaaatcctgcaggaagGGAACAGCCCAGGCACACCACCTGCACCCCGGGGCCAACCTCTCCCTTCCAAACCTCGGAGAAATTCAAACATTCCTGGTGTAAAACAGCTCCCCTGGAGGAGCCAGGTCCTGCCAGGGAATCGCTCTGCATCCTCAGGGGATGGcacagaggggggaaaaagaactTTGCATTTAAAGCTAAATAATCGCCAGCTCTGTGGGCAGGCTCAGGTCAGCAGCCTGATTACAAACATCGCTTAA